One Pseudodesulfovibrio senegalensis DNA segment encodes these proteins:
- a CDS encoding tRNA lysidine(34) synthetase, which translates to MASWGKLTFAQKQCVSLTGKLMQRTEMVAPHSRVGMAISGGVDSFAMLQIMLIRQAIMPFPIELMVLHVNPGFDPENHKVLARWCSERGVPAHLALTDHGPKAHSEENRKNSPCFYCSWRRRKTLFELCKKYELTHLAFGHNADDNVITYFMNIFQNGRASGITSSESFFDGKLQVIRPTLLLDKKKIRTAARQWELPVWENTCPSNGLTKRDDVRSWLEEIWKGDKRIKANVFNAISRQQVDLTRKKV; encoded by the coding sequence ATGGCTTCATGGGGAAAATTGACCTTTGCACAAAAGCAGTGCGTTTCGCTCACGGGCAAACTTATGCAACGTACGGAGATGGTGGCACCGCACTCCCGTGTGGGCATGGCCATATCCGGAGGCGTCGACAGTTTTGCCATGCTGCAGATAATGCTGATTCGGCAGGCAATAATGCCTTTCCCCATCGAACTCATGGTGCTGCACGTCAATCCCGGCTTCGACCCGGAAAATCACAAGGTACTTGCCCGCTGGTGCTCAGAACGAGGCGTGCCTGCACACCTCGCCCTTACCGACCATGGCCCTAAAGCTCACTCCGAGGAAAACAGAAAAAACTCTCCCTGCTTCTACTGCAGCTGGCGGCGACGAAAAACACTCTTCGAACTCTGCAAAAAATACGAACTCACACATCTCGCCTTTGGTCATAACGCTGACGACAACGTCATCACATATTTCATGAATATTTTCCAAAACGGAAGAGCCTCCGGCATCACCTCTTCCGAATCTTTTTTTGATGGCAAACTCCAGGTAATTCGCCCCACCCTGCTTCTCGACAAAAAAAAGATTCGCACGGCAGCTCGTCAATGGGAATTGCCTGTCTGGGAAAACACCTGTCCTTCCAACGGTTTAACCAAAAGAGATGACGTCCGCTCATGGCTTGAGGAAATTTGGAAAGGTGACAAACGAATAAAGGCCAATGTTTTCAATGCTATTTCTCGCCAACAAGTTGACTTGACAAGAAAAAAAGTCTAG